One Sodalis praecaptivus DNA segment encodes these proteins:
- a CDS encoding alpha/beta fold hydrolase, with product MYKLHFLRQPAALAVYLVFLMIPAQVLAQTRLYTLTAPDGVNIAVQEAGNPAGPPIVFIHGLLGSHLNWDAQINSPLLQRYRLITYDLRGHGQSGKPTEAAAYTDGKRWADELATVLTLTRGQQTTVVGWSLGGTVISNYLAYYGDSRLAGALYVDGVIELTPSQIPPHPRVYRDMTSPDLRTHLDAERDFLRLCFYHQPDAVTFERLLANAAMAAWDMQKVIQSMEVAAAQGLSRARIPVLLLYGDKDALVNPTAAIARATALNPRIRSKIVMNAGHAPFMEEAQQFNHDLAAFIAEARR from the coding sequence ATGTACAAACTTCATTTTTTACGCCAGCCAGCCGCCCTGGCGGTCTACCTTGTCTTCCTGATGATCCCGGCGCAGGTTTTGGCGCAAACGCGGCTTTATACGCTTACCGCGCCAGACGGCGTCAATATAGCGGTACAAGAGGCGGGCAACCCCGCCGGCCCGCCGATTGTGTTCATCCATGGCCTGCTGGGAAGCCATTTGAACTGGGATGCGCAGATCAATAGTCCCCTTCTACAGCGCTACCGCCTGATTACCTATGATCTGCGCGGGCACGGCCAGTCCGGTAAACCGACGGAGGCCGCCGCCTATACCGACGGTAAGCGTTGGGCAGACGAGCTCGCCACGGTGCTGACGCTTACCCGCGGACAACAGACGACGGTGGTCGGCTGGTCGCTGGGAGGCACGGTCATCAGTAATTATCTGGCGTACTATGGCGATAGCCGGTTAGCCGGCGCGCTGTATGTCGATGGCGTCATTGAATTGACCCCCTCGCAGATCCCGCCGCATCCGCGCGTTTATCGCGATATGACCTCGCCGGATTTGCGTACCCATCTAGATGCGGAACGGGATTTTCTGCGGCTGTGTTTCTATCACCAGCCCGATGCGGTGACCTTTGAACGCTTACTGGCCAACGCCGCCATGGCAGCCTGGGATATGCAAAAGGTGATTCAATCAATGGAGGTCGCGGCGGCGCAAGGTTTAAGCCGCGCCAGGATACCGGTGCTGTTACTGTACGGCGACAAGGACGCGCTGGTGAACCCGACCGCCGCCATCGCCCGCGCTACAGCGCTGAATCCCCGCATTCGTAGCAAAATCGTGATGAACGCCGGCCATGCGCCGTTTATGGAGGAAGCGCAGCAGTTTAATCACGATCTCGCCGCGTTTATTGCCGAGGCGCGGCGTTAG
- a CDS encoding MerR family transcriptional regulator codes for MKNTAAAPLTIGKLARATGVSVRAIRHYDTNQLLISSRACNGYRLFPPTAIAQVKQIQRMLATGFSLAEIRAFPDCMRLVEGAAACGETTVLQRKRLASIEAQIAGLERRRARLLRTLAEGVIPPID; via the coding sequence ATGAAAAATACCGCCGCCGCCCCGCTGACCATCGGTAAACTCGCGCGCGCCACGGGGGTAAGCGTGCGCGCCATTCGCCACTATGATACGAATCAGCTGTTGATTTCCTCTCGTGCTTGTAACGGTTACCGCTTATTCCCCCCGACGGCGATTGCTCAGGTCAAACAAATTCAGCGCATGCTGGCAACCGGTTTCAGCCTGGCGGAGATTCGCGCTTTCCCCGATTGCATGCGTTTAGTTGAGGGCGCCGCCGCTTGCGGTGAAACCACGGTACTTCAGCGTAAGCGTCTGGCATCCATCGAAGCGCAGATTGCGGGACTGGAGCGCCGGCGGGCGCGGCTGCTCAGGACGCTGGCGGAAGGCGTCATCCCGCCCATCGATTAG
- the fabF gene encoding beta-ketoacyl-ACP synthase II → MNRRIVITGMGAVSPLGCGVETVWSRLLAGQSGIRALPEDIGALLPVKIGGSVPDITVDPLAGFMPESVVAPKDQKKMDRFILFALAAAEEALKQSGWIAAEQQQQERTATVIATGIGGFPAIANAVRVTDNRGPGRLSPFTVPSFLANLAAGQVSIKYGFKGPLGAPVTACAAGIQAIGDAARLINCYEADIALCGGTESAINSVSLGGFAAARAVATHYNALPEQASRPFDRDREGFVMGEGAGLLVIEALEHALARGAQPIAEIVGYGTSADAYHMTSGPEDGDGAYRAMSLALRQAAIAPEQVQHINAHATSTPVGDLGEINAIKRLFGEKGGPAIASTKSATGHLLGAAGGIETLFTALALRDQRVPATLNLTHPDPAAAGLHLVSGGAISWPMTYALSNGFGFGGVNASILLKKWPS, encoded by the coding sequence ATGAACCGTCGCATTGTTATAACAGGAATGGGGGCCGTATCGCCTTTGGGCTGTGGCGTAGAGACCGTCTGGTCAAGATTGCTGGCGGGCCAGTCCGGGATCCGCGCACTGCCGGAGGACATCGGCGCGCTACTACCGGTTAAAATTGGTGGAAGCGTTCCCGATATCACCGTAGATCCGCTGGCGGGGTTTATGCCAGAAAGCGTCGTGGCGCCCAAGGATCAGAAAAAGATGGACCGCTTTATTCTTTTCGCGCTCGCCGCCGCTGAGGAAGCGCTGAAGCAATCGGGGTGGATTGCCGCCGAGCAGCAACAGCAGGAGCGGACCGCTACCGTGATTGCGACCGGGATCGGCGGCTTTCCGGCTATCGCCAACGCGGTACGGGTGACGGACAATCGGGGGCCCGGGCGGTTATCGCCGTTTACCGTTCCGTCATTTCTGGCCAATCTGGCGGCAGGCCAGGTTTCAATTAAATACGGCTTCAAGGGGCCGCTTGGCGCCCCGGTGACCGCCTGCGCCGCCGGTATACAGGCCATCGGCGATGCCGCGCGCTTGATTAACTGTTATGAAGCGGATATCGCGCTGTGCGGCGGTACCGAGTCGGCGATAAATAGCGTCAGCCTGGGGGGATTCGCTGCGGCTCGCGCCGTGGCCACCCACTATAACGCCCTGCCTGAACAAGCCTCTCGGCCGTTTGATCGCGACCGAGAAGGCTTTGTCATGGGAGAAGGCGCGGGCCTGCTGGTCATCGAGGCGCTGGAGCATGCCCTCGCGCGCGGCGCGCAACCTATCGCCGAGATTGTCGGTTACGGTACCAGCGCTGATGCATACCATATGACGTCGGGGCCGGAAGATGGCGACGGCGCCTACCGCGCGATGTCGCTGGCCTTGCGTCAGGCGGCGATTGCCCCTGAGCAAGTGCAGCATATCAATGCCCATGCGACCTCGACGCCGGTGGGCGATCTGGGGGAAATTAACGCCATAAAGCGGTTGTTTGGCGAAAAGGGCGGCCCGGCGATCGCCTCGACCAAATCGGCCACGGGGCATCTATTGGGCGCGGCAGGCGGTATAGAAACGCTGTTTACCGCGCTGGCGTTGCGAGACCAGCGGGTACCCGCTACGCTCAATCTTACCCACCCTGACCCCGCCGCCGCTGGCTTGCACCTTGTCAGCGGCGGTGCGATAAGCTGGCCGATGACCTATGCCTTATCGAACGGTTTCGGCTTTGGCGGCGTCAATGCCAGTATCTTATTAAAGAAATGGCCATCATAA